The Methanococcoides sp. LMO-2 genome segment TTCTCTTTTTGTATCTTATTTTCAATTTTAACCGGATTTAATTAATTTCAACACACAACGTCTTTACCAGACACATCAATAACAATTATTCACAAAAAGGTGAGAGCATGCAGGAGTACCTCCGTCACACTGAGATAATCGACTGGAAACACCCGGAAGTTGAAAAACTGGCAAAAGAGCTTGCATCCGATCTTGACGATCCTGTTGAAATAACAGGTAAATGCTTTGAATGGGTAAGGGACGAGATATATCACAGCCATGACCACTGCATGAACCCCATCACGCTGAAAGCTTCCGAAGTGCTTTCAGCAGGAACCGGATACTGTTATGCCAAAAGCCATCTTCTGGCAGCCTTATTAAGGGCCAACGACATTCCCACCGGCTTTTGTTACCAGCGCCTGAGCAGGGATGAAGATGGGGAACCCTTCTGCCTTCACGGACTGAACGCTGTCTTCCTGCCTGAGATCGGATGGCTTCGCATCGACGCAAGGGGCAACAAAAAAAGTATCGACACGAAGTACAACCCACCGGAAGAATCAATCGCATACGAAATAAAGATCAAGGGCGAAGCTGATCTACCAGAGATCTGGGCAGACCCGTTACCTGTTATTGTTGAATTACTGACAAAATACGACAATTATGAAAACGTATGGGAGAATCTTCCTGATATCCCATTGATACGAGACTGGTCATAAGTGATGGATCGATCACAAAAATACAGACCTGGAAAGTAATAAAAAATAATAAGGCAACAGGCCACTTCAAAGACCTATCGCCATAAGACCTGTATTGATAACTTCCCTTGGATCGATACCCGCTACCTGCATCATCACATAAACACCTATGAATGTACCGATGGTGCTTCCGATATTTGCAAGTGCTGCAACCATGATCACGCGGAAGAAATTATTCTCCTGAAGCTCTTTGAAGCTTTCCAGTTTGACCATTTCCTTCAGGTCTGCAGTTGTAGGGTTCCTCTGCTTGGCCTCCATAAGTCCTGCGAACCATCCCGCTGCCATCATCGGATTCAGGGATGTCAGCCATGCCACAAGGAAAGCAGTGATCACCGAATACGGATGCCCTTTTGCAAGAGCGGCTCCGATGGAACTTAAGATACCGTTTATGATGAACCACCAGCCAAAGGCCAGCAGTAAGAGCTCAATTGGTGTGCCTGACATTATCAGTAGCAGGAATGTTGCAAGTGCTATGCCCACGATACCAATTCCGATGATCTTCATGAAATTGAAGCGCTTCTGCGGGAGCTCGGTAAGTGAGGACATCGGAGGTATGGACTTCGGGTCCTTGAGATATTTCTCAACTCCGGTCTTGTGTCCAGCGCCAAGTACTGCAACGATCTTCTTGTTGCCTCCTCTGGCAGTCCTGATAAGGTTTCCTGCAATGTAGGCATCCCTCTCATCGATGAGAACAGCTGCAGCATTCGGGGATGCATCACGCAGCTCATCGGTGAGCATGGTCACCATATCCTGATTGGTTATATTGTCAATATCAATGCTCTTTGACGAGCCGATCCCTAAAGCAGAAGCGATGAGGGTCACAACAATGTTCAGTTTCTCGAAGAATCCCATCTTGCTCCAGAAACGCTGAAGTGTAAGCTGGATATCACGATCAACAAGAGCTATCTTCGCACCACTGGCCTCTGCAGCCTCGATGGCTGTTATCATCTCAGCACCAGGCTGGACGCCCATCTCATCACCGATCTTCTTCTGCACATAGGCAAGCAACAGGTGTACAAGGAAGTAGTAGATCTTCCCGCCACTCAGGATGTCCTTGATAGGTACCTCTGAATCCTTGACATTACCTTTCAGTGAATCATACCTGC includes the following:
- a CDS encoding transglutaminase family protein yields the protein MQEYLRHTEIIDWKHPEVEKLAKELASDLDDPVEITGKCFEWVRDEIYHSHDHCMNPITLKASEVLSAGTGYCYAKSHLLAALLRANDIPTGFCYQRLSRDEDGEPFCLHGLNAVFLPEIGWLRIDARGNKKSIDTKYNPPEESIAYEIKIKGEADLPEIWADPLPVIVELLTKYDNYENVWENLPDIPLIRDWS
- a CDS encoding TraB/GumN family protein; the encoded protein is MDSMTYKTAEEKPDEVVITDSQNAASNYNYDTVSGSAYSGHGDATFSQTSSLAPMVKQPDALQTTPQPSQIIIVGTAHVSEKSVNEVIDTIEREKPDIVAVELCKGRYDSLKGNVKDSEVPIKDILSGGKIYYFLVHLLLAYVQKKIGDEMGVQPGAEMITAIEAAEASGAKIALVDRDIQLTLQRFWSKMGFFEKLNIVVTLIASALGIGSSKSIDIDNITNQDMVTMLTDELRDASPNAAAVLIDERDAYIAGNLIRTARGGNKKIVAVLGAGHKTGVEKYLKDPKSIPPMSSLTELPQKRFNFMKIIGIGIVGIALATFLLLIMSGTPIELLLLAFGWWFIINGILSSIGAALAKGHPYSVITAFLVAWLTSLNPMMAAGWFAGLMEAKQRNPTTADLKEMVKLESFKELQENNFFRVIMVAALANIGSTIGTFIGVYVMMQVAGIDPREVINTGLMAIGL